Part of the Fusobacterium sp. DD2 genome, TATTTTTTGGAAATGTTAATAGCTTGACATAAGCTGAATATTATGTTATACTACTACAGTTAAATCGATATTCCGCTTTAATAGCAAAAAAAATAATTAAATGAATATCCGTAGGAGGAGTAAGAATGAAAGAAAAATTAATTCAATTAGTAGAAAAAGACTACTTAAGAACAGATATCCCTCAATTTAAAGCTGGAGATACTCTTGCAGTTCACTACAAAGTTGTAGAAGGAAACAAAGAAAGAGTTCAAGTATTTGAAGGGGTAGTAATCAGAGTAAATGGTGGAGGAATCGCTAAAACTTTCACAATTAGAAAAATAAGCGCAGGTGTAGGAGTAGAAAGAATTATACCTGTTAACTCTCCAAGAATTGACAAAATAGTAGTATTAAAAGTTGGAAAAGTAAGAAGATCAAAACTTTACTACTTAAGAGGACTTTCAGGAAAGAAAGCAAGAATCAAAGAAATCAGAAAATAATAGAGCGAGGAGATGGAAAATACCATCTCCTTTTTCTTTTCCTTGATAAAGTAAAAGTAATAAGTTAAAATAATAGATATAAAAACTCATAAATAAATGGAGGAGAAATGAGCGTAGAGAAATATTA contains:
- the rplS gene encoding 50S ribosomal protein L19, which encodes MKEKLIQLVEKDYLRTDIPQFKAGDTLAVHYKVVEGNKERVQVFEGVVIRVNGGGIAKTFTIRKISAGVGVERIIPVNSPRIDKIVVLKVGKVRRSKLYYLRGLSGKKARIKEIRK